A genomic window from Montipora capricornis isolate CH-2021 chromosome 8, ASM3666992v2, whole genome shotgun sequence includes:
- the LOC138060088 gene encoding uncharacterized protein, with product MKIVIVFATLICAASLAAKNCCNPGKLLLKADNGRFVSRETVEFEDDEGGEETYAAETIQATKVQSDSSCIFKVLKGGRNEIFLKADNGKYLCRMDHEKDFQPIEARQSMRSASCRFKVHSQADGTVAFQADNGKFLCRDRRDGIDLVIAAKDSVDATCKFVFSQPKNG from the exons ATGAAGATCGTTATTGTTTTCGCCACGCTAATTTGTGCAGCCTCCTTGGCAG CAAAAAATTGCTGCAATCCAGGGAAGCTGCTTTTGAAAGCTGACAACGGGAGATTTGTGTCCCGAGAAACCGTGGAATTTGAAGACGATGAAGGCGGAGAGGAAACATATGCTGCTGAAACAATTCAGGCCACAAAGGTTCAAAGTGACTCGTCTTGCATCTTCAAAGTTTTGAAGGGTGGCCGTAATGAAATATTCCTGAAGGCGGACAACGGAAAATATCTGTGCAGGATGGATCACGAAAAGGATTTTCAGCCAATTGAAGCTCGCCAGTCGATGCGCTCTGCATCCTGTCGGTTCAAAGTTCACAGCCAGGCCGATGGTACTGTGGCGTTTCAAGCCGACAACGGAAAGTTCTTATGTCGAGATCGAAGAGATGGAATCGACCTTGTTATTGCAGCGAAGGACTCCGTTGATGCGACCTGCAAATTCGTCTTCAGTCAGCCTAAGAACGGATAA